In Paenibacillus segetis, a single window of DNA contains:
- a CDS encoding carbohydrate ABC transporter permease, which produces MAQENRSWQWFANIIYIILTVACLAPFVLLLASSLTDETEILKNGYSFFPKVFSTAAYEYLFSGGGSGIFRAYGITIFVTVFGTAAGLFITALLAYPMSRSDYPASKPLAFVVFFTLLFNGGLVPTYLVYTQLFDVKNTVWGLIVPGLLMNGFNVMLMQTFFRTSIPMAIIESASIDGAGEFRIFRSIILRLSTPVLATVGLFQTLVYWNDWMNGTIYINDTKLYGIQNMLNRILSDAQYLASGSFASHASALANTAPLETVKMAIAVIGVVPIMVTYPFFQKYFVKGIALGAVKG; this is translated from the coding sequence ATGGCACAAGAAAACCGATCATGGCAGTGGTTTGCAAATATTATTTATATCATTTTGACGGTGGCCTGCCTTGCCCCGTTCGTCCTCTTGCTCGCTTCATCACTGACGGACGAAACAGAAATATTAAAGAATGGGTACTCCTTTTTTCCGAAAGTGTTTAGTACTGCGGCTTATGAGTATTTGTTTTCCGGTGGCGGATCCGGTATATTCCGGGCCTATGGAATTACAATTTTTGTAACGGTCTTTGGAACGGCGGCCGGATTATTTATTACCGCGCTGCTTGCGTATCCAATGTCCCGCAGTGATTACCCGGCTAGTAAGCCATTGGCTTTTGTAGTATTCTTTACTTTGTTATTTAATGGCGGTCTTGTACCAACTTACCTTGTCTATACACAGTTGTTCGATGTGAAGAATACGGTATGGGGGCTTATTGTACCGGGATTGTTAATGAACGGCTTTAACGTAATGCTGATGCAGACCTTTTTCCGCACTTCAATTCCTATGGCGATCATTGAATCGGCAAGTATCGACGGAGCTGGAGAGTTCAGGATCTTCCGGTCGATTATCTTGCGGCTGTCAACGCCAGTATTGGCAACGGTAGGCTTGTTCCAAACTCTGGTATACTGGAATGACTGGATGAATGGGACGATTTATATTAATGACACCAAGCTATATGGTATTCAAAATATGCTAAATCGGATATTATCGGATGCCCAGTATCTCGCCAGTGGTAGTTTTGCTTCTCATGCAAGTGCACTTGCTAATACCGCTCCGCTGGAGACGGTCAAAATGGCTATTGCAGTCATCGGTGTCGTTCCTATTATGGTCACTTATCCCTTCTTTCAGAAATATTTTGTTAAAGGGATCGCCCTTGGGGCTGTCAAGGGATAG
- a CDS encoding ABC transporter permease — protein MAINREANVPVKKRSRMRKYLPLTLMVLPGLLYLLLNNYLPMFGLIIAFKEVNFTKGIFASDWVGFKNFEYLFTTSDAYIITRNTILYNVSWIIIGTVLAILLAILLNEVRQKFLARFYQSIILLPQLISIVIVAYLGYAMLSLDTGFINKTILPALGMDDIMFYFESKYWPYILTFVSLWKGLGFNVVVYFAAIIGIDEEYYEAARLDGASKWQQIRGITLPLIAPMIIMLTLLSVGKIFYSDFGLFYQVPMNSGAIYDTTNVIDTYVYRGLLGLGDVGMSAAAGFYQSIVGFILVLTANFIVRKISKDNALF, from the coding sequence ATGGCGATAAACAGGGAAGCAAATGTCCCTGTGAAAAAGAGAAGCCGAATGCGAAAATACTTGCCGCTAACCTTAATGGTTCTGCCTGGCTTGCTTTATTTATTATTAAACAATTATTTACCTATGTTTGGTTTGATTATTGCGTTCAAGGAAGTGAATTTTACCAAAGGTATTTTTGCCAGCGATTGGGTCGGATTTAAAAACTTCGAATATTTATTTACAACCTCAGATGCATATATCATCACTAGAAATACCATACTTTACAATGTATCCTGGATCATTATTGGAACCGTGCTTGCAATTTTACTGGCTATTCTGTTGAATGAAGTGCGGCAGAAGTTCTTGGCCCGATTCTATCAGAGCATTATCCTACTCCCGCAACTGATTTCCATCGTAATTGTAGCTTATCTGGGTTATGCGATGCTGAGTCTGGATACAGGCTTTATTAACAAGACAATCCTCCCTGCACTAGGCATGGATGATATCATGTTCTACTTCGAGTCCAAATATTGGCCTTATATCCTGACCTTCGTATCCCTTTGGAAAGGTCTCGGGTTCAATGTAGTTGTATATTTTGCAGCAATTATCGGAATTGATGAAGAATACTATGAGGCTGCCCGGCTAGACGGCGCTTCAAAGTGGCAACAGATTCGCGGGATTACGCTCCCTCTGATTGCTCCTATGATTATCATGCTTACGCTGCTATCTGTTGGAAAAATCTTTTACTCCGATTTTGGATTGTTTTATCAAGTGCCTATGAATTCCGGGGCAATCTATGATACGACTAATGTTATTGATACTTATGTATATCGTGGACTGCTTGGTTTAGGCGATGTCGGGATGTCGGCTGCAGCCGGTTTTTATCAATCGATTGTGGGTTTCATACTTGTTCTTACAGCAAATTTCATTGTACGAAAAATAAGCAAGGACAACGCATTGTTCTAG